Proteins encoded in a region of the Vitis riparia cultivar Riparia Gloire de Montpellier isolate 1030 chromosome 7, EGFV_Vit.rip_1.0, whole genome shotgun sequence genome:
- the LOC117917413 gene encoding probable sodium/metabolite cotransporter BASS3, chloroplastic: MAVTSRFLSLPPPTTPTTTKPTIFSISPTSISIPTRRRRSPVPAMAFACSTTSFIGRVGFHRREGNVSILSFGINPGPISEIPTTDSSQLLSALLPFVVAATAVAALAQPSTFTWVSRELYAPALGGIMLSIGIRLSIDDFALAFQRPLPLSIGFMAQYALKPALGVLIARALGMSQLFYAGFVLTACVAGAQLSSYASFLSKGDVALSILLTSSTTIASVLVTPLLTGLLIGSVVPVDAVAMSKSILQVVLVPVALGLGLNTYAKPAVNLLRPVMPLVAMVCTSLCIGSPLAINRSQILSAEGLRLVFPVLAFHTVAFTVGYWVSKIPIFRQEEEVCRTISLCTGMQSSTLAGLLATQFLGGSQAVPPACSVVAMAIMGLSLASFWGNGGRIRDLPSLLLPQTGSTVEAQ, translated from the exons ATGGCAGTCACATCCCGATTCCTCTCTCTCCCACCTCCCACAACCCCCACCACAACGAAGCCCACCATTTTTTCCATCTCCCCAACCTCCATATCCATCCccacaagaagaagaaggtcaCCAGTTCCAGCCATGGCGTTTGCCTGTTCTACCACCTCTTTTATTGGCAGAGTGGGGTTCCATAGACGAGAGGGCAATGTTTCAATTCTCTCTTTTGGGATAAACCCAGGCCCCATTTCTGAAATTCCCACCACTGACTCTTCCCAGCTGTTGTCTGCTCTGCTTCCCTTCGTTGTTGCCGCCACTGCTGTTGCTGCTCTCGCTCAGCCTTCCACCTTTACTTG GGTATCAAGGGAATTGTATGCACCTGCACTTGGTGGGATAATGCTGTCAATTGGGATTAGGCTGTCCATTGATGACTTTGCTCTTGCATTTCAAAg ACCTTTACCACTATCTATTGGGTTTATGGCACAGTATGCGTTGAAACCTGCCCTTGGAGTGTTGATAGCAAGGGCATTGGGGATGTCCCAGCTGTTCTATGCCGGTTTTGTTCTCACTGCCTGTGTTGCAGGGGCTCAGCTCTCTAGCTATGCCAGCTTTTTGAGCAAAGGGGATGTGGCATTGAGCATTCTCCTAACCAGCTCCACCACCATCGCTTCAGTGCTTGTTACCCCTCTTTTAACTGGCCTGCTGATTGGGTCTGTTGTTCCAGTTGATGCAGTTGCCATGTCAAAGTCGATATTGCAG GTTGTTCTTGTTCCGGTCGCTCTTGGTCTTGGTCTCAACACATATGCAAAACCGGCTGTGAATTTACTTCGACCTGTGATGCCTCTTGTTGCCATGGTTTGTACCTCACTGTGTATTGGGAGCCCTCTTGCAATAAATAGGAGCCAAATTCTGTCTGCAGAGGGTCTCCGTTTGGTTTTCCCGGTATTGGCATTTCACACAGTGGCATTCACCGTGGGATATTGGgtctccaaaattccaattttcag GCAAGAAGAAGAAGTTTGCAGGACAATTTCTCTGTGCACAGGAATGCAAAGCTCGACCCTAGCAGGGCTTCTTGCAACCCAGTTCCTTGGAGGCAGTCAGGCTGTTCCACCAGCCTGCTCCGTGGTCGCCATGGCTATCATGGGCCTTAGTCTCGCCTCTTTCTGGGGTAATGGTGGCCGAATCAGGGATCTACCGTCCCTGCTTCTCCCACAAACTGGTTCCACTGTGGAGGCTCAATGA
- the LOC117919296 gene encoding uncharacterized protein LOC117919296: MFFHLCIALSSLLLSSFASLTSSSTSASLSIYEVLRSHGLPMGLLPKGVTDFIIDDNGRFEVYLDQACNAKFESELHYDRNVSGSLSYGQIGELSGISAQELFLWFPVKGIRVDVPSSGLIYFDVGVVFKQFSLSLFETPPNCKAVRGDERPEESNFANLSGKLQYRFDQEDLVRDVL; this comes from the exons ATGTTCTTCCATCTCTGCATAGCTCTCTCATCTTTGCTCCTCTCATCCTTCGCATCCCTCACTTCCTCATCAACTTCTGCTTCTCTCTCCATCTACGAAGTCCTCCGCTCCCATGGCCTCCCAATGGGCCTGCTCCCCAAGGGCGTCACCGACTTCATCATCGATGACAATGGCAGATTCGAGGTCTATTTGGATCAGGCCTGCAATGCCAAGTTCGAGAGCGAGTTGCATTACGATCGCAACGTTTCCGGCAGTCTGAGCTACGGTCAGATCGGGGAGCTGTCTGGGATTTCGGCGCAGGAGTTGTTTTTGTGGTTTCCGGTGAAGGGGATTCGGGTGGATGTGCCCAGCTCCGGGCTCATTTATTTTGATGTAGGTGTTGTCTTCAAGCAATTCTCGCTTTCTCTCTTCGAGACTCCGCCGAATTGTAAGGCGGTTCGCGGGGATGAGCGACCGGAAGAAAGCAATTTTGCG AATCTATCTGGAAAACTCCAATATCGATTTGATCAGGAAGATCTTGTAAGGGATGTTCTGTAG